In Cygnus olor isolate bCygOlo1 chromosome 12, bCygOlo1.pri.v2, whole genome shotgun sequence, one DNA window encodes the following:
- the LOC121076650 gene encoding histamine H3 receptor-like, with protein sequence MGQEAPWLNHSGSPRAGGDACAGDGQRPGPFSAAAAALLAALMGLLVLATVLGNALVILAFVVDRSLRSHGNFFFLNLAIADLLVGGFCIPLYIPYVLTGEWRLGRGLCKLWLVVDYLVCTASVFNIVLISFDRFISVTKAVSYRAQKGMTRNAILKMIIVWIAAFLLYGPAILSWEYIAQKSILPEGECHAEFFYNWYFLMIASTIEFFTPFITVTYFNLSIYLNIRKRTSHRNENISPGQEDCEMSFQGKKREHTIFFVKPSNRHKHEKRASSLSPPIKAPRLRLHKFDNQSLNLNVNQDLPPLQVDVETKPRKNNFYKTAENICNITTRVDIANTMANRFRLSRDKRVAKSLAIIVCVFGLCWAPYTLLMIIRAACHGHCVLHSLYEISFWLLWVNSAINPILYPLCHMSFRKAFIKLLCPGKAKIHPHIFM encoded by the exons ATGGGCCAGGAGGCGCCGTGGCTCAACCACTCGGGCAGCCCGCGGGCAGGGGGCGATGCCTGCGCGGGGGACGGGCAGCGCCCCGGGCCCTTCTCCGCCGCTGCCGCTGCGCTGCTGGCGGCGCTCatggggctgctggtgctggccacGGTGCTGGGCAATGCCCTGGTCATCCTGGCCTTCGTGGTGGACCGGAGTCTCCGCAGCCACGGCAACTTCTTCTTCCTCAACCTGGCCATCGCCGACCTGCTGGTGG GCGGCTTCTGCATCCCACTCTACATCCCCTACGTGCTGACAGGCGAGTGGAGGCTCGGCCGGGGCTTGTGCAAGCTGTGGCTGGTGGTGGACTACCTGGTGTGCACTGCCTCGGTCTTCAACATCGTCCTTATCAGCTTCGACAGGTTCATCTCCGTCACCAAGGCG GTGAGTTACAGGGCACAGAAAGGGATGACCAGAAACGCAATATTGAAGATGATCATTGTATGgattgctgcttttcttctctacGGTCCAGCCATTCTCAGCTGGGAGTACATTGCCCAAAAGAGCATCCTCCCTGAAGGAGAATGTCATGCAGAATTCTTCTACAACTGGTATTTCCTAATGATTGCCTCTACCATTGAATTCTTTACACCCTTCATCACCGTTACATACTTTAACTTAAGTATTTACCTCAACATTAGGAAACGCACAtcccacagaaatgaaaacatatcACCTGGTCAAGAGGACTGTGAAATGagtttccaagggaaaaaaagggagcaCACCATATTTTTTGTAAAACCTTCTAACAGACACAAACACGAGAAGAGAGCAAGCAGCCTTTCTCCCCCCATAAAGGCTCCACGGCTCAGACTACATAAGTTTGACAATCAGTCGTTAAATCTGAATGTCAATCAAGACCTTCCACCACTTCAGGTGGATGTTGAGACCAAGCCTCGTAAGAACAATTTCtataaaactgcagaaaacataTGCAACATCACCACCAGAGTGGACATTGCTAACACTATGGCAAATAGATTTAGACTTTCCCGGGATAAAAGAGTAGCAAAGTCTTTAGCAATTATTGTCTGTGTGTTTGGTTTGTGCTGGGCACCATATACGCTTTTGATGATCATCAGAGCAGCTTGTCATGGGCACTGTGTGCTACATTCACTCTATGAGAtttcattttggcttttgtGGGTGAATTCAGCCATTAACCCTATTCTATACCCTCTGTGCCACATGAGCTTTAGGAAAGCCTTTATAAAACTCCTGTGCCCAGGAAAAGCCAAAATCCATCCtcatatttttatgtga